gaGTTTAGGGCTGcttcccgtgtttgtgccatctcacgaatctgtgctcagcttccctgtgcccagtccaaagcccggccccgaggttttctgactgggacgctggctccaggctccaaaaacagttgcttcTTCCCCGTGtttgctccttctctcctttaCCGCGTCAGTGTGCTGCCTTCCTGCTCTGGCTGAttctctaccgaggttaccccagggggctaggggttagggctgtgtcccatgcctgccccacctcagcaagctgcaatcagccctgccactcggcaccagggaaccacgagagctcaaggctgtggagtgggaCGCCGGTTCCAGAGGCAGTTGCTGCGTCACGGCCCAGCTTTTCTCTCcactgtcactcaggtcaactctttagatctatgtttgatggtcagggttcatagattgtcatgtatgtgatagattcccttgtttttctgagtctttgttgcaagagggatccgaggtagcttctacctagtcagccttcTTGGCccccaaagataaaaaaaagaacataaaataataaaacaaacaggCCAAATATTTTAAGTAATCAATGAATGGTTGAGAGAACTGGTAAAGAAAGATGATAGAAAATACAAATAGATGCAAAATGGGTctatctacagagaaaatatcaaTTGTATTCCACTAAAACAAAATTAGTTTGTATTTGTATAGGCAATAATTTGCATTATTAACAATTTTATACAACTTCTACAATTGTAAGATAGCTTAAAGACAATAAATAACAAACATAACCCAGTGCACTAGAGAGAAGACTCagctttttttcctgtttcaaaGATTTTCACAATTTTTCCTGACACTGGTATAATGAAGGAAGATGGAATGAGTAGAGGAAATGATATTGGTTAAGTGTCTTCTTAGCCAGTAGTTACGCATAAGTTGTGTATGAATTATTTAATTGAATAAAAATAATGATCCAATGATATCACTCACACAGTAGGTTGAATAAAATGATACTCAAAAATGTATATGAGATCACAAAGCTTGCAAACAGCTGATCTAAAATTTGTACTCAGGACTGACTGGTCCCAAATTTGTGCACTTTTTCACTACATATTTCAATGCAAGGTATATGAAATTCTATTTGAGTCAGATGTGGAATATGGGCCTTAATCAACATAGAATGACAAGGTGGATGATTTGGACTTGACTGATAGGCATTTTCAGTCATTCAGTTATGGGATTATTTGCGTTAAATTACCTCCTGAAGACTTGGTGTTGTTACTCTTCTATGGCATGGAATACCTGCACATGTGATTGGGAGAAAGTGAACTTGAGAAAGTAGAAGAGTAAACTTCCTTGACTAAATCACaagttattcattttatttttttagagtcaTTGATTAAACAcccagagaaatgaacaacttCACCTCTGTGACCATGTTCTTCCTAACGGGGTTTTCTGATGTTCAGGAGATCCAGATCTTACATGCTGTGTTGTTTTTGCTGATTTACCTGGCAGCTGTACTGGGGAACGTTCTCATCATCACCCTCACAAGCAAGGATCATCGGCTCCACAtccctatgtatttcttcctgaagAACTTGTCCTTTCTGGATCTCTGTCTCATTTCCATCACTGTTCCCAAATCCATCGCAAACTCTCTGGCTAATCACACCACCATCTCATTTCTCGGCTGTGTTTCACAGGTATTTTTCTTCATCCTCTCAGCCACTACAGAAGTATCTCTACTCACAGTGATGTCTTATGACTGCTATGTTGCCATCTGCCACCCACTGAGGTATGAAGTCCTCATGAGCCATGGAGCCTGTGTGCAGATGGCAGCTTCCTCATGGGTCAGTGGAGTTCTCAATGCAATTCTGCACACAGCTTCTACCTTCTCCATACCTGTGTGTGGGTCTCCTGAAGCTCATCAGTTCTTCTGTGATGTTCCACAACTGCTCTCCCTCGCCTGTTCTTATAATACTGTGGAATTAGTAGTCATTGGGCTCAGCCTGGTGTTAGATTTTGGCTgttttgtgtttattgatatCTCTTACATTCACATCTTCTCcactattctgagaatcccatCCAGAGAAGGCAGGTCTAGAGCTTTCTCCACATGCTTGCCTCACCTCACTGTTgtgactctctttctcttttctgtgtttttttgttttttttttgcctatttacGACCCTTACCCGAAT
This Loxodonta africana isolate mLoxAfr1 chromosome 8, mLoxAfr1.hap2, whole genome shotgun sequence DNA region includes the following protein-coding sequences:
- the LOC135232307 gene encoding olfactory receptor 14A16-like; its protein translation is MNNFTSVTMFFLTGFSDVQEIQILHAVLFLLIYLAAVLGNVLIITLTSKDHRLHIPMYFFLKNLSFLDLCLISITVPKSIANSLANHTTISFLGCVSQVFFFILSATTEVSLLTVMSYDCYVAICHPLRYEVLMSHGACVQMAASSWVSGVLNAILHTASTFSIPVCGSPEAHQFFCDVPQLLSLACSYNTVELVVIGLSLVLDFGCFVFIDISYIHIFSTILRIPSREGRSRAFSTCLPHLTVVTLFLFSVFFCFFFAYLRPLPESPSPLDLLVSVFYTMVPPTVNPVIYSLRNKDMKMALKQLLKSRHCPSN